A single Pedobacter sp. PACM 27299 DNA region contains:
- a CDS encoding ATP-binding protein codes for MENNTALLVLRQEMDWLSAVITQCMTSYFLQEGHEKEWTAIPMPDLSLQDGPYADAVREWNLDIYSRLAIALSMAPHLCPEVLDLFFTKNKLHDRGFTEFGGLVAKDHNGFLPTGDTLCFLITVHHPELRYEVMNLLGKSHILIKEEVLILTETEINLPRFRGQLSLSESWLNYFLTGERQMAENSASFPAQHIHTEMEWDDVVLDRLVLEQLNEITSWLAHGPILMEDWGLKKQLKPGYRALFYGPPGTGKTLTATLIGKTSGRKVYKIDLSMLVSKYIGETEKNLSRVFDIAQHQHWILFFDEADALFGKRSTADSANDRHANQQTAYLLQRIEDFPGVVILATNLKANMDEAFARRFQAIIHFTLPSVEERYELWKKAFSGICKLDENIDLYAIAKDYPLTGGAMINVLRFCALSVISRAGTVVRQGELLAGIKREFKKENRTLINSI; via the coding sequence ATGGAGAATAATACCGCATTACTGGTGCTGAGACAAGAGATGGATTGGTTATCCGCTGTTATTACCCAATGTATGACCAGTTATTTCTTACAGGAAGGACACGAAAAAGAATGGACGGCTATTCCAATGCCAGATCTGTCCTTGCAGGATGGTCCTTATGCGGATGCAGTTAGAGAATGGAATCTGGATATCTATTCGAGATTGGCGATCGCGCTGAGTATGGCTCCACATCTTTGTCCGGAAGTGCTTGACCTGTTTTTTACCAAAAATAAATTGCACGACCGCGGTTTTACGGAATTTGGCGGGCTGGTTGCTAAAGATCATAATGGCTTTTTACCTACCGGTGATACCTTGTGTTTTTTAATCACTGTACATCATCCAGAACTGCGTTACGAGGTAATGAACTTGCTGGGGAAATCGCATATTCTGATCAAAGAAGAGGTGCTGATACTCACTGAAACTGAAATTAATCTGCCCAGGTTTAGAGGTCAGCTGAGTTTAAGTGAAAGCTGGTTGAATTATTTTCTGACCGGTGAGCGGCAAATGGCAGAAAATAGTGCTTCGTTTCCCGCACAGCACATTCACACGGAAATGGAATGGGATGATGTGGTACTGGATCGTTTGGTGCTGGAACAGCTGAATGAAATCACTTCCTGGCTGGCACATGGGCCTATCCTGATGGAAGACTGGGGTTTGAAGAAACAGCTTAAGCCAGGATATCGGGCTTTGTTTTATGGGCCACCAGGTACCGGTAAAACCTTAACGGCAACTTTGATCGGTAAAACCTCCGGCCGCAAAGTTTATAAAATAGACTTGTCTATGTTAGTCTCCAAATATATTGGAGAAACAGAAAAGAATTTATCCAGGGTGTTTGATATCGCTCAGCATCAGCATTGGATTCTGTTTTTTGATGAGGCAGATGCCTTATTTGGAAAGCGGAGCACTGCTGATTCAGCAAACGACAGACATGCCAACCAACAAACCGCTTATCTATTGCAGCGGATTGAAGATTTTCCTGGTGTGGTTATTCTGGCGACTAACCTCAAGGCGAATATGGATGAAGCTTTTGCGAGGAGGTTTCAAGCGATCATTCATTTTACCCTGCCTTCGGTGGAGGAACGATATGAACTTTGGAAAAAAGCTTTTTCTGGCATCTGTAAACTGGATGAAAATATAGATCTCTATGCCATTGCAAAAGATTATCCGCTGACTGGAGGTGCGATGATTAATGTGTTGAGGTTCTGTGCATTATCAGTAATTAGCAGGGCCGGTACTGTGGTTCGTCAAGGTGAGCTCCTGGCAGGTATTAAAAGAGAGTTTAAGAAAGAGAACCGAACGTTGATCAATTCCATATGA
- a CDS encoding eCIS core domain-containing protein, which produces MKIQELKTSKAISHTAASNLIPAQHEKAIFQFEDKREEAVVQRKLQDVASAFKQQSVAQKSNRTGLPDQLKSGIENLSGLSMDDVNVHYNSSKPAQLQAHAYAQGTEIHLAAGQEKHLPHEAWHVVQQKQGRVKATVQMKGIGVNNDKTLEHEADVMGAKAIQSSLKKGLTGWSPGNRSEVRQNKCAACTVKKVSPQRRSNHKVLQRMPCEGGRSYYRKTPEVLANHINAQSKHAMPVTEEEAHLLCCSFCKAQMEGFTPMAEDVLRWSPRAEELGHKNKADRNNETLFFEECFWLASDTSYFEHIGLSNQGGIFFINQDFMTKVSKQLEVPNIAYPVLPNRLTYNRAQFVASAVYNAIKKPGSDVKANQLGGQLKIPDVIKCADGKVQVYDVKFDYKGSNDVLKNAQANAYNKISIGLKGSKASAQAKDLPLITQETCDCDPTYAYERQMEINKGIARHAHHPATVAAAAASTSSLSDRLDELGKPR; this is translated from the coding sequence ATGAAAATACAGGAGCTTAAAACATCAAAAGCGATCAGTCATACGGCTGCTAGCAATTTGATACCAGCACAACATGAGAAAGCGATATTCCAATTTGAGGATAAGCGTGAGGAAGCTGTGGTGCAAAGAAAGCTGCAGGATGTTGCCAGTGCTTTTAAGCAGCAATCGGTAGCACAGAAGAGTAATCGAACAGGCTTGCCAGATCAATTGAAAAGTGGTATAGAAAATCTTTCCGGGCTTTCGATGGACGATGTAAACGTGCATTATAATTCCAGTAAACCAGCCCAATTACAAGCTCATGCCTATGCACAGGGGACAGAGATCCACCTCGCCGCAGGGCAGGAAAAGCATTTGCCGCATGAAGCCTGGCATGTGGTACAGCAAAAACAAGGTCGGGTAAAAGCGACGGTGCAAATGAAAGGGATAGGTGTAAACAACGATAAGACATTAGAGCATGAAGCCGATGTCATGGGCGCGAAGGCTATTCAAAGTTCCTTAAAAAAGGGTTTAACAGGATGGAGCCCAGGAAACCGTAGCGAAGTAAGGCAAAACAAGTGTGCTGCATGCACGGTAAAAAAAGTTAGTCCGCAAAGAAGAAGTAACCATAAGGTGCTGCAAAGAATGCCCTGTGAAGGAGGTAGAAGTTATTACAGAAAGACACCAGAAGTTTTAGCAAACCACATCAATGCGCAAAGTAAACATGCAATGCCAGTAACCGAGGAAGAAGCTCATTTACTCTGCTGTTCGTTTTGCAAGGCCCAGATGGAAGGGTTCACACCAATGGCAGAAGATGTATTGCGCTGGTCTCCTCGTGCAGAAGAGCTTGGTCATAAAAATAAAGCAGATAGAAATAATGAAACTTTATTTTTTGAAGAATGTTTTTGGCTGGCCTCAGATACTTCCTATTTTGAGCATATAGGGCTGAGCAACCAGGGCGGTATTTTCTTTATCAATCAGGATTTTATGACCAAAGTTTCGAAACAACTCGAGGTACCTAACATCGCTTACCCTGTGCTTCCTAACCGATTAACATATAACAGGGCACAGTTTGTCGCCTCAGCAGTTTACAATGCCATAAAGAAACCTGGGAGTGATGTTAAAGCAAATCAATTGGGAGGTCAGTTGAAAATCCCGGATGTGATTAAATGTGCAGATGGTAAAGTACAGGTCTATGATGTGAAATTTGATTATAAAGGAAGTAATGATGTGCTGAAAAACGCTCAGGCCAATGCTTATAATAAGATTTCTATCGGATTAAAGGGAAGTAAAGCGAGTGCTCAAGCTAAGGATTTGCCCTTAATCACTCAGGAAACCTGCGACTGTGATCCAACTTATGCTTATGAACGTCAAATGGAAATTAATAAAGGCATCGCCAGGCATGCACATCATCCAGCTACAGTTGCGGCCGCTGCAGCTTCAACATCCAGTTTAAGTGACCGTTTGGATGAACTTGGCAAACCGCGATAA
- a CDS encoding RNA polymerase sigma factor, with amino-acid sequence MMSCDLLSDAELITALKEGEEQAFGEIYERYWKELYRKANHILQDPDAAVDVLQDVFLSLWQRRAQVDIQVLKPYLHQALRFSVLKAIRKLKTDRQFYERLMEVTTEIISENPLLFKEQQQLIQNLIDNLPEDCKQAFLLSREQEMTYKQIANLLNISEKTVEKRISKSLKMIRASLNIETCITILLWYEIHR; translated from the coding sequence ATGATGAGCTGTGACCTACTATCCGATGCCGAATTGATAACTGCTTTAAAAGAAGGAGAAGAGCAGGCATTTGGCGAAATTTATGAACGGTACTGGAAGGAGCTTTATCGAAAGGCAAATCATATACTTCAAGATCCAGATGCTGCAGTGGATGTGCTGCAGGATGTTTTTTTGAGTCTTTGGCAGCGACGCGCGCAAGTAGATATTCAGGTCCTAAAACCCTACCTCCATCAGGCTTTAAGGTTTAGTGTGCTTAAAGCAATTCGCAAGCTTAAAACTGACCGGCAATTTTATGAAAGATTAATGGAGGTGACTACGGAAATCATTTCGGAGAACCCTTTGCTCTTTAAAGAACAGCAACAGCTCATCCAAAACTTAATCGATAACCTTCCAGAAGACTGTAAGCAGGCCTTTCTCTTAAGCAGAGAGCAGGAAATGACCTATAAGCAGATTGCCAATCTCTTAAATATATCAGAAAAGACGGTCGAGAAAAGGATTTCTAAGTCCTTAAAAATGATTCGTGCAAGCCTGAATATAGAAACCTGTATCACCATTCTCTTATGGTATGAAATTCATAGATAA
- a CDS encoding FecR family protein, translating into MDKHNFLILIDRYLANESSPAEIRLLEEYYERMDRKGAAKNFQEPDGIALKAAIMQSIKQEPVNEHHPKVSYTRFWLGAAASILVIIGIARFINHRPDPTANQLNIPEVACSKVITPGGNKARLTLSDGSILDLDHIADGVVAKQAGLTIKKDRDGQLIYVVAAGNQEPDNGQIHYHTIETPIGGQYQVRLPDGTAVWLNASSSLKYPAQFTGTERKVMLSGEAYFEVSKMKDKPFKVVTDREIVEVYGTHFNVNAYEDERVTRTTLLEGSVKVSHGNYSALLKPGQQCGMENGAFQIKTVKLKGIVDWKNGYFLFKEDKIYEIMRKLSRWYNIDPEYIGKLDDLNFSGKISRTKNLNEVLKVLALTGDVKFKVEGRRVTVMP; encoded by the coding sequence ATGGACAAGCACAATTTTTTAATCCTGATAGACCGCTATTTAGCCAATGAATCGAGTCCTGCGGAAATTCGGCTGCTGGAAGAATATTATGAAAGGATGGACCGTAAGGGTGCTGCAAAGAACTTTCAGGAACCTGATGGCATTGCGTTAAAAGCTGCAATTATGCAAAGTATAAAACAGGAACCTGTAAATGAGCACCATCCAAAGGTAAGTTATACTAGATTCTGGCTTGGTGCTGCAGCTTCCATTCTGGTCATTATAGGGATTGCCCGATTTATAAATCATAGGCCAGATCCGACTGCAAATCAACTGAATATTCCTGAAGTCGCTTGCTCGAAAGTAATCACACCTGGAGGGAACAAGGCCAGATTGACCTTAAGTGATGGATCTATTTTAGACCTGGATCATATTGCTGATGGGGTTGTCGCAAAACAAGCGGGATTAACCATAAAAAAAGACAGGGATGGCCAGCTGATTTATGTGGTGGCTGCCGGAAATCAGGAGCCCGATAATGGACAGATTCATTACCACACGATAGAGACACCCATTGGTGGGCAATATCAGGTTCGTTTGCCTGATGGAACAGCGGTTTGGCTCAATGCTTCTTCTTCATTGAAATATCCAGCGCAGTTTACTGGTACGGAACGTAAAGTGATGCTCAGCGGGGAAGCTTATTTTGAGGTGTCAAAAATGAAAGATAAGCCTTTTAAAGTGGTCACCGATAGAGAGATTGTAGAGGTCTATGGCACTCATTTTAATGTAAATGCTTATGAAGATGAAAGGGTAACTAGAACTACTTTGCTGGAAGGCAGTGTAAAAGTTAGTCATGGAAACTATTCTGCCCTGTTAAAACCGGGTCAGCAATGCGGAATGGAGAATGGTGCTTTCCAGATTAAGACCGTGAAATTAAAGGGGATTGTAGATTGGAAAAACGGCTACTTCCTTTTCAAAGAAGATAAGATCTATGAGATCATGCGGAAACTATCACGCTGGTATAATATCGATCCTGAATATATTGGAAAATTAGATGACCTGAATTTTAGCGGTAAAATTTCCAGAACGAAAAACCTGAATGAAGTGCTGAAAGTTTTGGCGCTGACAGGTGATGTTAAATTTAAAGTGGAAGGAAGGAGGGTAACCGTTATGCCATGA
- a CDS encoding SusC/RagA family TonB-linked outer membrane protein → MKFYEFNLYRISCIKDKIALKIRLFSLLILSFSAQANASESIQITLSEKNAPLEAVLEKIGEQSNYDIIFNSNLIKKAKPVTVHAKNVPLLDVLAECFLEQPLGYTVSTSTIVVNEKKNVDITITGTVKDALGKPVPGASVIVKGIKGRGTSTSASGKFSLSVPENAILMVSALGFTPIEVPVNNRKTFEIVINEEKNDLNEVVVVGYGTIEKKDLTSAVSTVKPKDFISGSVNPLLSIQGKVPGLTISSSNGSDPNASVSVQLRGVNSINAGQGPLIVIDGVPGGNINSVAREDIESINVLRDASAAAIYGTRASGGVILITTKRAKVGPANISLTTELFTESIRRRPESLSGDEFVEKGLGNDFGSRTDWYKEVTNTSPFSQRYVLNANGGSENAQVYSTLTYRNAQGIAIGSDRKEIGGRINTIFKFFNGRAQLSTNVSYNHVDANLTDNNIFNMALVLNPTQTPYNAADITGLNVMVGGYDYWNPLAEVKLRIDQNQLKYLLGSSVLKVDLTKDLYTSAMIAVKNDSENPIYYRSSQHRISRTDGVDGYARQEYKRFTDRTFEWTANYNKVMDKHSINAVAGYSYQDFNGQGFKAENSDFSVDGVGENDLNNGTFLTDGRAAMSSFKDPSVKLIAFFGRVNYAYDNKYIITGTLRREGSSKFAPGKRWGTFPGISMAWRLSEEPFMKSLKFINDLKIRGGYGETGNADFNANVAYRMYAPDAWWLVDGQWQRTYGVRHNQNPDLKWEVKKEYSIGLDFALLNNKITGRFDVYKRKVNDIIYDINVSQPPAIYETTTVNIGSMQNKGFEVELNWNAVDREDFKYTTGIVMSGNKSSLTSLSGSQTFADRKSFPAPGSPGNAVRLFPGHDIGEFFLWRAAGFTQEGNWMLYDKDGQAFDVTKRSKTIADKAFVGNGIPKVILSWNHSIAYKNFDASIYLRSWLGYDVFNMINMYYSLPNVQGQNVLREAFEKHKDIKGEKELSDYWLEKGNFLKVDAISLGYTFKQNLIKPLKNLRIYATGRDLFVLTKYSGLDPEVNINGLDPGFEERNAYPKTRTFMFGIQVGL, encoded by the coding sequence ATGAAATTTTACGAGTTTAACTTATACAGGATTTCCTGTATAAAAGATAAAATTGCGCTCAAAATCAGGCTCTTTTCGCTCTTGATTTTAAGCTTCTCTGCACAGGCAAACGCCTCAGAATCAATACAGATCACCTTGTCAGAAAAGAATGCTCCACTGGAAGCCGTACTGGAAAAAATAGGGGAGCAAAGTAATTATGATATCATTTTTAATTCTAACCTGATAAAAAAAGCAAAGCCCGTTACTGTTCATGCGAAAAATGTTCCTTTGCTGGACGTATTAGCAGAGTGCTTTCTGGAGCAGCCACTGGGTTATACAGTCTCCACTTCAACAATTGTCGTAAATGAGAAGAAGAATGTGGATATCACCATAACCGGTACGGTTAAAGATGCCTTAGGAAAACCTGTTCCGGGTGCATCTGTGATTGTAAAAGGGATTAAAGGAAGAGGTACCTCTACAAGTGCTAGCGGTAAATTCTCCCTGAGTGTACCGGAAAACGCTATACTGATGGTCTCCGCATTGGGATTTACCCCTATTGAAGTGCCAGTAAACAATCGCAAAACCTTTGAAATTGTCATCAACGAAGAAAAAAATGACCTGAATGAAGTGGTCGTGGTCGGCTATGGAACGATTGAAAAGAAAGACCTGACTAGTGCCGTATCTACGGTGAAACCGAAAGATTTTATTTCGGGCTCTGTAAACCCGCTGCTTTCGATACAAGGTAAGGTCCCGGGCTTAACCATCAGTTCATCCAATGGCAGCGATCCCAATGCCAGTGTATCTGTACAATTGCGTGGGGTCAATTCTATTAATGCCGGACAAGGGCCTTTAATCGTGATAGATGGGGTACCTGGTGGAAATATAAATTCTGTTGCCCGCGAAGATATAGAATCTATTAACGTTTTAAGGGATGCCTCCGCTGCTGCAATTTATGGTACGAGGGCTTCTGGAGGGGTCATCCTGATTACCACTAAAAGAGCAAAAGTAGGTCCAGCTAATATCTCCTTGACCACCGAGCTGTTTACGGAAAGCATCCGCCGACGTCCGGAGTCTTTAAGCGGAGATGAGTTTGTTGAAAAAGGACTGGGTAATGATTTTGGTTCGCGCACAGATTGGTATAAAGAGGTGACCAATACATCACCATTCAGTCAGCGGTATGTGTTAAACGCCAATGGCGGCAGCGAAAATGCACAGGTATATTCGACCCTGACTTATCGGAATGCTCAAGGTATTGCTATAGGTTCAGATAGAAAAGAAATCGGTGGAAGGATCAATACGATTTTCAAGTTCTTTAATGGAAGAGCGCAGCTGAGCACAAATGTCAGCTATAATCATGTAGATGCCAATTTAACGGACAACAATATTTTTAATATGGCTCTGGTACTTAACCCCACTCAAACGCCATATAATGCCGCTGATATTACCGGTCTAAATGTGATGGTGGGAGGTTACGATTATTGGAACCCCTTAGCTGAAGTCAAGCTGCGTATAGATCAGAATCAGCTGAAGTATCTATTGGGGAGTTCAGTATTGAAGGTTGATCTAACGAAAGACCTGTATACCTCAGCGATGATCGCGGTTAAAAACGACAGCGAAAATCCAATTTATTATCGCTCTTCACAGCATCGGATTTCCAGAACTGATGGTGTAGACGGTTATGCCAGACAGGAATACAAACGTTTCACTGACCGAACTTTCGAATGGACTGCCAACTATAATAAGGTGATGGATAAACATAGCATTAATGCAGTAGCAGGTTATTCTTATCAGGATTTTAACGGTCAGGGCTTTAAGGCGGAGAATTCTGATTTTTCGGTAGACGGTGTTGGCGAAAATGATTTGAACAATGGTACATTTCTAACCGATGGAAGAGCAGCTATGAGCTCTTTTAAGGATCCTAGTGTGAAGCTGATTGCTTTTTTTGGTCGGGTAAATTATGCTTATGATAATAAGTATATCATCACCGGAACATTAAGAAGAGAAGGCTCCTCTAAATTTGCTCCGGGTAAGCGATGGGGAACTTTTCCAGGGATATCGATGGCATGGCGTCTTTCTGAAGAACCTTTCATGAAAAGCCTGAAGTTTATCAACGACCTGAAAATCAGAGGAGGGTACGGCGAGACCGGGAATGCTGATTTTAATGCGAATGTTGCGTACAGAATGTATGCCCCGGATGCCTGGTGGTTAGTGGATGGCCAATGGCAGCGTACGTATGGCGTTCGTCACAACCAAAACCCTGACCTTAAATGGGAAGTTAAAAAGGAATATAGTATTGGGCTGGACTTTGCCTTGCTGAACAACAAAATCACCGGACGATTTGATGTCTATAAGCGTAAAGTAAATGACATCATCTATGATATTAATGTTTCTCAGCCACCTGCGATCTATGAAACTACCACGGTGAATATTGGCAGTATGCAAAACAAGGGTTTTGAGGTGGAGTTGAATTGGAATGCGGTAGACCGTGAAGATTTTAAATATACAACAGGAATAGTGATGTCGGGAAATAAAAGCAGCCTGACTTCTCTTTCTGGCAGTCAGACTTTTGCAGATAGAAAAAGTTTTCCAGCACCAGGATCTCCAGGAAATGCAGTCAGACTTTTTCCGGGCCATGATATTGGTGAGTTCTTCCTTTGGCGTGCTGCAGGCTTTACCCAGGAAGGGAATTGGATGCTTTATGATAAAGACGGACAAGCATTTGACGTGACAAAACGGTCTAAGACTATTGCCGACAAGGCCTTTGTAGGGAATGGGATTCCAAAAGTTATTCTTTCCTGGAACCATTCCATCGCCTATAAGAATTTTGATGCCAGTATTTACCTGAGAAGCTGGCTCGGATATGATGTGTTTAATATGATCAATATGTACTATAGCCTCCCAAATGTGCAGGGGCAAAACGTATTGCGTGAAGCTTTTGAAAAGCATAAAGACATTAAAGGAGAGAAGGAATTGAGTGATTACTGGCTTGAAAAAGGGAATTTCCTGAAGGTAGATGCCATCAGTCTTGGCTATACTTTTAAGCAGAACCTGATTAAGCCCTTAAAGAACCTGAGAATATATGCTACGGGTAGAGATTTGTTTGTGCTCACTAAATACAGTGGCCTTGACCCGGAAGTAAATATCAATGGTCTTGATCCCGGCTTTGAAGAGCGAAATGCTTATCCTAAAACCAGGACCTTTATGTTCGGCATACAGGTAGGGCTTTAA
- a CDS encoding RagB/SusD family nutrient uptake outer membrane protein codes for MKNSINIKIGVLVLFLVISGGCTKLDQQFYDKVTPETFFKSKKDIMAALYRPFTHARWYLGDDRWRLQEFTADNFAITTKGRHWYNGGENERYHYHRWTPDDNWIWETWRGTLMGIALALDARNDLEKLDYTKFALSKADQDDHVNQLNTLIAYFYLRGLDFYGGLPIFDSLEEQGVLRSSDLETFTHIETLLKNAIEKLPAKKAGDKEEGAIRKAGAAAMLASLYFNAEAYIGRDMFAQCQQIAQDIVDHKYGQYTVDATWSGPHTFTNDKSPEIIWSIPSEFNKLEYNWFYSNFYHYNSRQYFGVDMGADNGGHLTPSRKPDGTLYSTDFKLGAPFEKFDAGDLRKKGYKYLGSGRYEGMFIVGPHLTPAGAAINGGEEYKDKPLNFVDQVGRFSEVGTGKKYASVSELPSKMSQGEENTGVRLVKVPIPGDQDKSLRWAADNPAIRLTEIYYMLAECKMRAGDKGAAATLINEVRKRDFANGVDPNPVTVANLDANRMLDEWSIEFLGEGRRRTDLIRWKMFTAGTWWDHQPSGSDHLNRFPVPTKAISGNNGLKQNPGY; via the coding sequence ATGAAGAATAGCATCAATATAAAAATAGGAGTGCTGGTATTATTTCTGGTGATCTCCGGAGGATGTACGAAACTTGATCAGCAGTTTTATGACAAGGTAACACCCGAGACTTTTTTCAAAAGTAAAAAAGACATCATGGCTGCCCTGTATAGGCCATTTACTCATGCCCGATGGTATCTTGGTGATGACCGATGGAGGTTACAGGAATTTACAGCAGATAATTTTGCCATCACCACAAAAGGCCGTCACTGGTATAATGGCGGGGAAAATGAACGCTACCATTACCATCGCTGGACACCAGATGATAACTGGATTTGGGAAACATGGCGTGGGACCCTGATGGGAATCGCCCTTGCGCTGGATGCCAGAAATGATCTTGAAAAACTGGATTATACGAAATTTGCATTGAGCAAAGCTGATCAGGATGACCATGTGAATCAGCTGAACACCTTAATTGCATATTTCTACCTTCGGGGGCTGGATTTTTATGGGGGACTACCAATTTTCGATTCATTGGAGGAACAAGGTGTGTTGCGGAGTTCTGACCTGGAAACTTTTACCCATATTGAAACGCTTTTAAAGAATGCGATTGAAAAGCTGCCTGCAAAAAAAGCCGGAGATAAAGAAGAGGGAGCCATCCGAAAAGCAGGAGCAGCAGCCATGCTGGCCAGCTTGTACTTTAATGCGGAAGCATATATTGGTCGGGATATGTTCGCACAATGCCAGCAGATTGCACAGGATATTGTTGACCATAAGTATGGACAGTATACGGTAGATGCCACATGGAGCGGCCCGCATACTTTTACAAATGATAAATCGCCGGAAATTATCTGGTCAATCCCATCAGAGTTTAATAAACTCGAATACAATTGGTTTTATTCCAATTTCTATCATTATAACAGCAGGCAATATTTTGGTGTAGATATGGGCGCAGATAATGGCGGACACCTGACGCCATCTAGAAAACCTGATGGAACGTTGTACAGTACAGACTTTAAACTGGGCGCTCCATTTGAGAAATTTGATGCCGGAGATCTTCGTAAAAAAGGATATAAATATCTTGGCAGTGGCAGGTATGAAGGGATGTTTATTGTTGGACCACATTTAACGCCTGCAGGGGCGGCCATTAATGGAGGGGAAGAATACAAAGATAAACCATTGAATTTCGTTGATCAGGTAGGTCGTTTTTCTGAGGTTGGAACCGGAAAAAAATATGCTTCCGTCTCTGAACTTCCTTCAAAGATGTCGCAGGGAGAAGAAAATACTGGTGTGAGGCTGGTAAAAGTTCCTATTCCGGGTGATCAGGATAAGAGTTTGAGGTGGGCGGCTGATAATCCGGCAATCCGACTGACAGAGATCTATTATATGCTGGCAGAGTGTAAAATGCGCGCTGGCGATAAGGGAGCTGCAGCAACCTTGATTAATGAGGTAAGGAAGCGCGATTTTGCAAATGGAGTAGATCCTAATCCCGTAACTGTTGCCAATCTTGATGCCAATAGGATGCTGGACGAGTGGAGTATTGAATTTTTAGGAGAGGGTAGACGACGTACTGACCTGATTAGGTGGAAAATGTTTACTGCGGGTACCTGGTGGGATCATCAGCCTTCTGGCTCAGACCATTTAAACAGGTTTCCTGTTCCTACAAAAGCGATTTCCGGAAATAACGGATTAAAACAAAATCCCGGATATTAA